From Gottschalkia purinilytica, one genomic window encodes:
- a CDS encoding ABC transporter ATP-binding protein: protein MFKLFRFIKPYKKQVILGPIFKLLEAILEISIPTIMVLIVDKGIKMESTPYILKIGGIMLLIATMGVIFSFICQYYSSIASQGFGTILREELFEKIGTLSYSEIDEFGTASLINRVINDVNQLQLALAMFIRLAIRVPFLCIGGIIMVMFLDVKLSTIMYLSIPIFAFVLYMIMSRSLPLYKTVQKKLDKLALILRENLSGIRVIRAFSKMEYEKMRFQKSNEDQTNTSIKVGKISALMSPITSIIMNFSVLFVLWFGGVRVNSGAITRGKIIAYINYTTLILSALTIVANLIIIFTKAVASASRINQIFDTNPSIEYNDNFSADKKSDEKVNLIKFENVSFAYENSKEYSISNVSFEIDHGQTVGIIGGTGAGKTTLINLIPRLYDVSKGEVLINGINVKEYSKEELRDKIGIVPQKAILFSGTVSENIRWEKEDASIEEVKKAAEIGKAAEFIEKLPLKYETNVSQGGVNFSGGQKQRLTIARALVGRPEILIMDDSLSALDYATDAALRSDLKKNTKGMTIIMVSQRVSTIKTTDKIIVLDDGLVAGIGTHEELVDNCSVYKEICNSQLSKESDEVEKE from the coding sequence TTGTTTAAATTATTTAGATTCATTAAACCATATAAAAAACAAGTTATTTTAGGACCAATTTTTAAGTTATTAGAAGCCATACTTGAAATATCAATACCTACAATTATGGTTTTGATTGTGGATAAAGGTATAAAGATGGAAAGTACACCATACATACTGAAAATAGGAGGTATAATGCTTCTTATTGCTACAATGGGAGTTATATTTTCTTTTATATGTCAATATTATTCATCTATAGCATCTCAAGGATTCGGAACAATTTTAAGAGAAGAGTTGTTTGAAAAAATAGGTACTCTATCTTATAGTGAAATTGATGAGTTTGGCACAGCCTCACTAATTAATCGTGTAATAAATGATGTGAATCAACTTCAATTAGCGTTAGCGATGTTTATTCGTTTAGCTATAAGAGTTCCTTTTTTATGTATTGGCGGAATTATAATGGTAATGTTTTTAGATGTTAAGCTTTCAACAATAATGTACTTATCTATTCCTATATTTGCCTTTGTTTTGTATATGATAATGAGCAGATCACTTCCTTTATACAAAACAGTTCAGAAGAAACTAGATAAATTAGCATTGATATTAAGAGAAAATTTATCTGGAATAAGAGTTATAAGGGCATTTTCAAAAATGGAATATGAAAAAATGAGATTTCAAAAATCAAATGAAGATCAAACAAATACTTCAATTAAAGTAGGCAAAATCTCAGCCTTAATGTCTCCAATTACAAGTATAATAATGAACTTTTCAGTTTTATTTGTATTATGGTTTGGAGGTGTTAGAGTAAATAGTGGTGCAATTACAAGAGGAAAAATTATAGCTTATATAAATTATACAACTTTAATTTTATCAGCACTTACTATTGTTGCTAACCTTATTATAATATTTACTAAAGCTGTGGCGAGTGCTTCACGTATAAACCAAATATTTGATACAAATCCAAGTATAGAATATAATGATAATTTTTCAGCTGATAAGAAGTCAGATGAAAAGGTTAACTTAATAAAATTTGAAAATGTATCTTTTGCATATGAAAATTCAAAAGAATATTCAATAAGTAATGTTTCTTTTGAAATAGATCATGGACAAACAGTTGGAATAATCGGAGGTACTGGTGCAGGTAAGACAACACTTATAAATTTAATTCCTAGACTTTATGATGTTAGTAAGGGAGAAGTTCTAATTAACGGAATTAACGTTAAAGAATATTCTAAAGAAGAACTTAGAGATAAAATAGGGATAGTGCCACAGAAGGCAATTTTATTTTCTGGAACGGTTTCAGAGAATATAAGATGGGAAAAAGAAGATGCAAGTATAGAGGAAGTTAAAAAAGCAGCTGAAATCGGTAAAGCTGCAGAATTTATTGAAAAGCTTCCATTAAAGTATGAAACTAATGTATCTCAAGGAGGAGTTAATTTTTCAGGAGGTCAAAAGCAAAGACTTACTATAGCCAGAGCTCTTGTAGGGAGACCAGAAATACTAATTATGGACGATAGCTTAAGTGCGTTAGACTATGCTACTGATGCGGCACTTAGAAGTGATCTTAAGAAGAATACAAAAGGAATGACTATTATTATGGTTAGTCAAAGAGTGAGTACAATAAAAACTACAGATAAAATAATAGTTTTGGATGATGGCTTAGTTGCAGGTATTGGAACCCATGAAGAATTGGTTGACAATTGTAGTGTATATAAAGAGATATGTAATTCACAACTTTCAAAGGAGAGTGATGAAGTTGAAAAAGAATAG
- a CDS encoding LysR family transcriptional regulator, translating into MDIKQLKYFYTIAEEGQITSAAKRLNIAQPPLSYQLKNLENELGVKLVERGSRNIKLTDAGLMLYNRAKQILNLTETTIDELKDFKKGIQGTLSIGTVSSSGAALLTDKLNIFHNKYPFINFEIYEGNTYELLEILNRGIIEIAIVRTPFNTADISHIYLPSEPMVAAMVESLNWDNNKIIDIKALMDKPLIIYRRFEKLIFDECHNSGFEPKVFCKNDDARTTLLWANAGLGIAIVPKSALKLIGSSDLLYKEINNKSLSTQIAAIWMKNGYLSSAAKNFLNTFDNG; encoded by the coding sequence ATGGACATTAAGCAATTAAAATATTTTTATACAATTGCAGAAGAAGGGCAAATAACTAGTGCTGCAAAAAGACTTAATATTGCACAACCTCCTTTAAGTTACCAATTAAAAAATCTTGAAAATGAATTAGGAGTAAAGCTTGTTGAAAGAGGAAGTCGTAATATTAAGTTAACAGATGCAGGACTTATGCTGTATAATCGTGCAAAACAAATATTAAATTTAACAGAAACAACTATAGATGAACTAAAAGATTTTAAGAAAGGGATTCAAGGTACTTTATCTATAGGAACAGTATCATCTTCTGGTGCTGCACTACTAACTGATAAATTAAATATATTTCATAATAAATATCCATTTATAAACTTTGAAATATATGAGGGAAATACCTATGAATTATTAGAAATACTGAATAGAGGTATAATTGAAATTGCAATTGTTCGTACACCCTTTAATACTGCAGATATAAGTCATATTTACTTACCTTCAGAACCAATGGTTGCAGCGATGGTGGAAAGCTTAAATTGGGATAATAATAAAATTATTGATATAAAAGCCCTAATGGATAAGCCTTTAATAATATATAGACGATTTGAGAAATTAATATTTGATGAATGTCATAATTCAGGGTTTGAACCTAAAGTTTTTTGTAAAAATGATGATGCACGAACCACCTTATTGTGGGCAAATGCTGGTCTTGGTATAGCTATTGTTCCAAAATCAGCACTTAAACTTATAGGTTCATCAGATTTATTATATAAAGAAATTAATAATAAATCTTTATCTACTCAAATAGCTGCAATATGGATGAAAAATGGTTATCTTTCATCTGCTGCGAAGAACTTTTTAAATACTTTTGATAATGGATAA
- a CDS encoding sensor histidine kinase: MEGVIRILRRFLGATIIISVFILVLNYILLGSFIFNGMNEKYSSKAVLENVATNLKLKDTRYYLSESAEKLLAQNNAWAMLLDNNGQVVWNYRLPKEIPLTYTINDVAKFSRNYLMDYPVFVWEHDDGLVVVGYPKNSYGKYQFYFPVSWISSLPIRLVALLIGNIALALLLSILIGTRLIKSIKSLVDGIHALAKEENVYVKSKYIFGDLAKSINHTSNILQEKNATLKERDEARSNWIAGISHDSRTPLSMVLGYASQLEESMVIPVEQRKQAGIIRQQAEKLRSLVNDLNLVSMLEYEMQPLNLKIIRLSVLVRQIASEFINNGLDERFTIILDVSNEDVKVKADEKLLLRAITNLVQNSITHNPNGCEILLKTCISSDCQICYLIVSDNGKGIPQDKLLDLIELPYSSKRRHTVANGHGLGLPMVSRIIQAHKGQLVLESNYNQGMKAIIKLPSIR; the protein is encoded by the coding sequence GTGGAAGGTGTTATTCGGATTTTAAGACGATTTCTAGGTGCGACAATTATAATATCTGTTTTTATTCTGGTTTTGAATTATATTCTACTTGGTTCATTTATTTTTAATGGAATGAACGAAAAATACTCTTCTAAAGCTGTACTCGAAAATGTAGCAACAAATCTTAAATTAAAGGATACAAGGTACTATCTGAGTGAGTCTGCTGAAAAGCTGTTAGCTCAAAATAACGCATGGGCAATGCTTCTAGACAATAATGGACAGGTAGTCTGGAATTACCGATTACCTAAAGAAATTCCTCTTACTTATACCATAAACGATGTAGCAAAGTTTTCACGAAATTATTTAATGGACTACCCTGTTTTTGTTTGGGAGCATGACGATGGTCTTGTAGTTGTTGGCTATCCAAAGAACAGCTATGGTAAATATCAGTTTTATTTTCCTGTTAGTTGGATAAGCTCTTTACCAATACGGTTAGTTGCTTTATTAATAGGCAATATTGCATTGGCTTTACTTTTATCAATTTTAATAGGTACACGGCTTATTAAATCTATAAAATCTCTTGTAGACGGAATTCATGCTCTTGCCAAGGAGGAGAATGTATACGTTAAATCAAAGTACATTTTCGGTGACCTTGCAAAAAGCATCAACCATACTTCCAATATACTGCAAGAAAAAAATGCTACACTCAAGGAACGGGATGAAGCACGTTCTAACTGGATTGCAGGTATATCTCATGACAGCCGGACTCCGCTTTCTATGGTGCTTGGTTATGCAAGTCAGTTGGAGGAAAGTATGGTTATACCTGTGGAGCAACGGAAGCAAGCTGGTATTATTCGACAGCAGGCAGAAAAGCTTCGATCCCTTGTTAATGACTTAAACCTTGTATCTATGCTAGAATATGAAATGCAACCATTAAACTTAAAAATCATACGTCTGTCTGTTCTTGTACGACAGATTGCTTCAGAGTTTATTAACAATGGGCTGGATGAAAGATTTACAATTATCTTAGATGTTTCCAATGAAGATGTAAAGGTAAAGGCTGATGAAAAACTATTGCTTCGTGCTATTACTAACTTGGTGCAAAATAGCATTACACATAATCCAAATGGATGTGAAATTCTCCTAAAAACATGTATTTCGTCAGATTGTCAGATATGCTACTTAATTGTATCTGATAATGGAAAAGGAATACCGCAGGATAAACTTTTAGATTTGATAGAGCTTCCATATTCATCAAAAAGAAGACATACTGTTGCTAATGGACATGGGCTGGGATTGCCAATGGTTTCAAGAATCATACAAGCTCATAAAGGACAACTTGTATTAGAAAGCAATTATAACCAAGGAATGAAGGCAATTATTAAACTTCCGAGTATAAGATAA
- a CDS encoding response regulator transcription factor, producing MENIKNKKILIVDDELEIRNMIDSFLRKEGFYRIYSAANCGEALKICRSDKPDVAILDVMLPDGDGFELLSSIRQFSQIPVLFLSAKNEDEDRLLGLGLGADDYIAKPFLPRELLLRMTAILKRVYITSMPERLPIFMLKGCIVDLEGAIVYRDKKQQILTAKEHGLLLKLYENQGRIVTSDALCQAVWGDDLYSYENTLMVHIRRIREKIETDPSKPESLITVRGLGYKLIIKEE from the coding sequence ATGGAAAATATAAAAAACAAAAAAATACTTATCGTGGATGATGAGCTTGAAATTAGAAATATGATAGATAGTTTTTTACGCAAAGAAGGATTTTATCGAATATATTCTGCTGCAAATTGTGGAGAGGCTTTGAAGATTTGTCGTTCAGATAAACCTGATGTTGCAATCTTAGATGTTATGCTACCTGATGGCGACGGATTTGAGTTGCTTTCTTCTATACGACAATTTTCACAGATACCGGTGCTTTTTCTATCAGCAAAGAATGAGGATGAAGATCGTTTATTGGGACTTGGATTAGGTGCAGATGATTATATTGCCAAGCCTTTTTTACCTCGAGAGCTTCTTCTTCGGATGACTGCTATACTCAAACGTGTTTATATTACTTCAATGCCAGAACGTTTGCCAATTTTTATGTTGAAAGGATGTATTGTTGATTTGGAAGGCGCTATAGTATATAGAGATAAAAAACAACAGATATTGACTGCAAAGGAGCACGGGCTTCTTTTGAAGTTGTATGAAAATCAAGGACGTATTGTGACTAGTGATGCTCTGTGTCAAGCAGTTTGGGGTGATGACTTATATAGTTATGAAAATACTCTTATGGTGCATATCAGACGCATTCGAGAGAAGATAGAAACAGATCCCTCAAAACCAGAAAGTCTTATTACTGTCAGAGGACTGGGTTACAAGCTGATAATAAAGGAGGAGTAA
- a CDS encoding ABC transporter ATP-binding protein: MNTVVATHKLSKHYDDICRVNSINLMVHEGDIYSFLGPNGAGKSTTLKMLLGLVKPTEGEIMIFGKDFHKNRQSILSQTGSLIESPSYYGHLTGLENMRVMQRLRDVPDKKVQEALEIVHLENQKNREVNHYSLGMKQRLGIAMALIAFPKLLILDEPTNGLDPAGIGEIRELIKSLPKRYGITVLLSSHLLSEIEQIATSVGIISNGNLLFQGSMDLLQAKSKACISIKTQNDKVAERLLLSRGYMPVKNNDSLILENLKDAQVAQANKTLVNAGIDVIRIEEHKKSLEDIFLELTGKEGNL, from the coding sequence ATGAATACAGTTGTAGCAACCCATAAGCTGTCGAAACACTATGATGACATTTGTAGGGTGAACAGTATAAATTTGATGGTTCACGAAGGGGATATATACAGTTTTCTTGGTCCTAATGGAGCAGGAAAATCCACTACACTTAAGATGCTCTTAGGGTTGGTCAAGCCAACAGAGGGTGAAATTATGATTTTTGGAAAGGATTTTCATAAAAATCGTCAGTCCATTTTGAGCCAAACCGGGTCACTTATTGAGTCACCTTCGTATTATGGACATCTAACAGGTTTGGAAAATATGCGTGTTATGCAGCGCCTACGTGATGTACCAGACAAAAAGGTGCAAGAAGCTTTGGAAATCGTTCATCTGGAAAATCAGAAAAATAGAGAAGTTAATCACTATTCACTAGGCATGAAGCAACGTCTTGGAATTGCCATGGCACTGATTGCTTTTCCAAAGCTTTTGATACTGGATGAACCTACCAATGGACTTGACCCTGCCGGTATTGGAGAAATCCGTGAGCTTATCAAGTCATTACCTAAGCGTTATGGTATTACCGTTTTGCTCTCCAGCCACCTGCTCTCCGAAATTGAACAGATTGCTACCTCGGTTGGTATTATAAGCAATGGAAATCTTCTATTTCAAGGTAGTATGGACTTATTGCAAGCAAAAAGTAAAGCCTGTATTTCTATAAAAACGCAAAATGATAAAGTAGCAGAAAGGTTGCTACTAAGCAGGGGATATATGCCTGTAAAAAATAATGATTCCCTAATTTTAGAAAATCTAAAGGATGCACAAGTAGCACAGGCAAACAAGACACTTGTGAATGCGGGTATCGATGTCATCCGTATTGAGGAGCATAAAAAGAGTTTAGAGGATATATTCCTTGAACTTACAGGAAAGGAGGGAAACCTTTGA
- a CDS encoding ABC transporter permease, with protein sequence MKVLSLEFFKLRRKWIFVMITLFLGAEILWTFISVGMSIARHPDSTGWEALLVTLASMNGLFFPIISAIVVSRICDMEHKGSTWKLLIPASVKLKDIYAAKYVCACILMLYAVVLQVIAITIFGITNSFSSPVPLSWLLQFIVGTMFTNMTILALQQWVSLSVKNQAFALCLGMLGGFIGMTADLFPTVISRIFIWSYYTKLCPVTYHYINNSAKYITQHLRLGTLTVVFLTGIIFYIAGNLQVSRQEM encoded by the coding sequence ATGAAAGTTTTATCTTTAGAATTTTTCAAACTTCGTCGTAAGTGGATATTTGTGATGATTACCCTATTTCTAGGCGCAGAAATTTTATGGACTTTTATATCCGTTGGCATGTCCATAGCTCGTCATCCCGACAGTACAGGATGGGAGGCACTTCTTGTAACTCTAGCCTCTATGAATGGGCTGTTTTTTCCTATCATTTCAGCTATTGTGGTTTCCCGTATCTGTGATATGGAACATAAAGGTAGCACTTGGAAGCTTTTAATACCAGCATCTGTAAAACTAAAAGATATTTATGCTGCCAAATATGTGTGTGCTTGTATATTGATGTTATATGCCGTCGTTTTACAAGTCATTGCTATAACAATCTTTGGCATTACAAACAGTTTTTCTAGTCCAGTGCCTTTATCTTGGCTTTTGCAATTCATAGTGGGGACAATGTTTACCAATATGACTATACTTGCATTGCAACAATGGGTATCACTGTCAGTTAAAAATCAAGCCTTTGCTCTATGTTTAGGAATGCTCGGTGGCTTCATTGGTATGACAGCAGACCTTTTTCCTACAGTGATAAGCCGTATCTTCATTTGGTCTTACTATACAAAGCTATGTCCTGTGACATATCACTATATAAATAATTCAGCTAAATATATTACTCAACATCTGAGGCTAGGTACGTTGACTGTAGTTTTCCTAACGGGAATAATCTTTTATATTGCTGGAAACCTTCAGGTTTCCAGACAGGAAATGTAA
- a CDS encoding ABC transporter permease, with product MLKRSISAEWLKLHHSRIWLILIMLPILSILIGCANYYFNQGVLQNEWYSLWTQVTLFYGEFFLPILIAICCAYICRLEHMNQNWNTIMTAPISTGSIFIAKLIVVSILIFIVQVFFLLMYFFAGKFFGLSSQFPIKILGWILRGWLASVTISTIQLGLSIRIRSFATPIGLSLCAVFMGLGMYVAKLGMFFPYSLLTIGMGVLSQKGLAGDENILFLVINILFTILFSSFAIHKLKKSDVTT from the coding sequence ATGCTGAAAAGAAGTATTTCTGCTGAATGGCTGAAACTACACCATTCTCGTATATGGCTTATACTCATTATGCTTCCCATTCTAAGTATATTGATTGGTTGTGCTAATTATTATTTCAATCAAGGTGTATTGCAAAATGAGTGGTACAGTCTTTGGACGCAGGTAACCCTATTCTATGGTGAATTTTTCTTGCCCATACTCATTGCCATTTGCTGTGCTTATATATGCAGATTGGAACATATGAACCAGAACTGGAACACCATAATGACAGCTCCTATATCCACTGGAAGCATTTTTATTGCTAAACTCATTGTTGTTAGTATACTAATTTTCATTGTGCAAGTTTTCTTTCTACTTATGTATTTTTTTGCAGGAAAATTTTTTGGACTATCATCACAATTTCCTATAAAAATCCTTGGGTGGATACTTAGAGGCTGGTTGGCTTCCGTAACTATCAGTACTATACAACTTGGACTATCTATACGTATTCGTAGCTTTGCAACTCCTATTGGACTTAGTCTTTGTGCTGTGTTTATGGGTTTAGGAATGTACGTAGCGAAACTAGGAATGTTTTTCCCCTACTCTCTTTTGACAATCGGGATGGGCGTACTAAGTCAGAAAGGATTAGCAGGTGATGAAAATATACTATTTCTCGTGATAAATATTCTATTTACAATTCTATTTTCATCATTTGCAATTCATAAGTTAAAAAAATCTGATGTAACAACTTAA
- a CDS encoding YxeA family protein, with product MKKITTVFSLLLVILAAFSIFFFNPRMLTPEDPTGKTIYYTMIESENVKLNDEKRYEYTLNSYDEKGNEKKLNFTASKQLREGAYLELYVATFRGVTYWQEVKYEELPEVIQEIYNK from the coding sequence ATGAAAAAAATAACTACAGTATTTAGTTTACTTTTAGTAATACTTGCTGCATTTTCAATTTTCTTTTTTAATCCGAGGATGCTAACCCCAGAAGACCCTACTGGAAAAACAATTTATTATACGATGATAGAAAGTGAAAATGTGAAACTAAACGATGAAAAAAGATACGAATACACCCTCAATTCATATGATGAGAAAGGTAATGAGAAAAAGCTTAATTTTACTGCAAGCAAACAGTTGCGTGAAGGTGCTTATCTGGAACTGTATGTAGCTACCTTCCGTGGCGTTACTTACTGGCAGGAGGTGAAATATGAAGAATTACCAGAGGTGATTCAAGAAATCTATAACAAATAA
- a CDS encoding GNAT family N-acetyltransferase translates to MNIKIRKETEKDYSITEDVIEKAFREMEFTDHMEQYLVARLRKTENFIPELSLIAEVEGKVVGHILLSRITINNGEKAFESLALAPVSVLPEYQNKGIGSALISESIKIAKKMKFKSIIVLGHEKYYPKFGFRPASYWNITSPFEVPEKSFMALELEDGGLDGVSGEVTYPKAFFE, encoded by the coding sequence ATGAATATAAAAATAAGAAAAGAAACTGAAAAAGATTATAGTATTACAGAAGATGTTATTGAAAAAGCATTTAGAGAAATGGAATTTACTGACCATATGGAGCAATATCTTGTAGCAAGATTAAGAAAAACTGAGAACTTTATTCCTGAGCTGTCTTTGATAGCAGAAGTAGAAGGAAAAGTAGTGGGACATATATTATTGAGCAGAATAACAATAAATAATGGTGAGAAAGCTTTTGAATCTTTAGCATTAGCACCTGTTTCTGTTTTGCCAGAGTACCAAAATAAAGGAATAGGGAGTGCTCTAATTAGCGAAAGTATAAAGATAGCTAAAAAGATGAAATTTAAATCCATCATTGTTCTTGGACATGAAAAGTATTATCCTAAATTTGGATTTAGACCGGCAAGTTATTGGAACATAACTTCACCTTTCGAAGTACCGGAAAAATCATTTATGGCATTAGAATTAGAAGATGGCGGTTTAGATGGAGTAAGTGGAGAAGTTACTTATCCAAAGGCATTTTTTGAATAA
- a CDS encoding ABC transporter substrate-binding protein translates to MKKLKKLGIFCLVVSVSVAMLVGCSKSKDKLKETSKLDDDYVMQISYGTGLCAAPLQMAVEKGFLKEEGIKYELLKSDKSSVDLMMSGKSDTFLEMLPAMIQQIDNGLDARIAMGVHTGCLKLLTKPDSPINGVKDLKGKKIGVPGLASSQTIIAQRALLAAGIGVSPENMEVEFVVYNQPELPLALKNGQVDAIGMSDPSASLVVNSGDAKIILDNGVDKEYKNEYCCVLVLRPDFVKEHPEIAKKYVRAMKKAGEYVQNNPEEVAQIQIDKKLVALGDPTFNSGILKTYNFVPSVVKGKESLIKNFNDLQKIKFISQDLDVDKVVDKIYVEFDGIDD, encoded by the coding sequence TTGAAAAAGTTAAAAAAACTTGGAATATTTTGTTTGGTAGTATCAGTATCGGTTGCTATGCTAGTTGGTTGTTCGAAAAGTAAGGATAAATTGAAAGAGACATCCAAATTAGATGATGATTATGTTATGCAAATATCTTATGGTACAGGATTGTGTGCTGCACCACTTCAAATGGCGGTAGAAAAAGGATTTTTAAAAGAAGAAGGAATAAAATATGAGCTATTGAAATCGGATAAATCAAGTGTGGATCTTATGATGTCAGGTAAATCAGATACATTTTTAGAAATGTTACCAGCTATGATACAGCAGATAGATAATGGTTTAGACGCTAGGATAGCTATGGGGGTTCATACAGGATGTCTTAAATTACTTACTAAACCTGATTCTCCAATAAACGGTGTTAAAGATTTAAAAGGGAAGAAAATAGGTGTTCCGGGACTAGCTAGTTCACAAACTATAATAGCACAAAGAGCACTACTAGCAGCTGGAATAGGTGTTTCACCTGAAAATATGGAAGTAGAGTTTGTAGTATATAATCAACCAGAGTTGCCTCTTGCACTAAAGAATGGACAAGTAGATGCTATAGGGATGAGTGATCCATCAGCTAGTTTAGTTGTAAATAGTGGAGATGCAAAGATAATACTAGATAATGGAGTAGATAAAGAATATAAAAATGAGTATTGTTGTGTTTTAGTTTTAAGACCTGATTTCGTTAAAGAGCATCCAGAAATAGCTAAAAAATATGTTAGAGCTATGAAAAAAGCAGGAGAATATGTACAAAATAATCCAGAAGAAGTAGCACAAATTCAAATAGACAAAAAATTAGTAGCTTTGGGAGATCCAACATTTAATTCGGGAATTTTAAAGACATATAATTTTGTTCCATCAGTTGTTAAGGGAAAAGAATCTTTAATAAAAAATTTCAATGACCTTCAAAAAATAAAATTTATAAGTCAAGATTTGGACGTAGATAAAGTAGTTGATAAAATATATGTAGAATTTGATGGAATAGATGATTAA
- a CDS encoding ABC transporter substrate-binding protein → MGKMKLIKRCLILGLLAISLSACSNKEVEKTGTKNVVKDDEYVVKMSYNSGLCQAPFQMALELGYFEKEGLKYELIKSEGYSSDLIASGKADTFTSMLPSVIQQIDNGVDVNMTVGVHTGCLKVVAKADSGINKIEDLKGKKVGVPGLATPPAIITYRALAAKGIGTTPENMQVEFLVFTPSELQLALEEGRVDAIAASDPIGAIVAKNGAGKVILDTTVDEEYKNEFCCVSLLRPDFVKEHPKLAEKYTKALMKGAKYVEEHPEEVAKFQIDNKLVSNDDLEMNIALLKSYNFISSIDGGKEALKRNFKDLQGLKLISQDLDIDKIVNKVYVEFKGLK, encoded by the coding sequence ATGGGGAAAATGAAACTGATAAAGAGATGTCTGATACTAGGGTTACTTGCTATAAGTTTATCTGCTTGTAGCAATAAAGAAGTTGAAAAAACTGGTACCAAAAACGTCGTTAAAGATGATGAGTATGTAGTTAAAATGAGTTACAATTCAGGATTATGCCAAGCTCCTTTTCAAATGGCATTAGAACTTGGCTATTTTGAAAAAGAGGGACTTAAATATGAACTTATAAAATCTGAAGGATATTCTAGTGACTTGATAGCTTCCGGGAAAGCAGATACTTTTACAAGTATGTTGCCATCAGTAATACAGCAGATAGATAATGGTGTAGATGTAAATATGACAGTAGGAGTTCATACAGGATGTCTCAAAGTTGTTGCTAAAGCTGATTCAGGTATAAATAAGATAGAAGACTTAAAAGGAAAAAAAGTAGGAGTACCAGGTCTAGCTACTCCACCAGCTATAATAACTTATAGAGCTTTGGCAGCAAAAGGAATAGGTACTACACCAGAAAATATGCAAGTTGAGTTTCTAGTATTTACTCCATCTGAGCTACAACTTGCTTTAGAAGAAGGTAGGGTAGATGCTATAGCTGCAAGTGATCCTATTGGAGCTATTGTAGCTAAAAATGGAGCAGGAAAGGTAATATTAGATACTACAGTAGATGAAGAGTACAAGAATGAATTTTGTTGTGTTTCTTTGCTTAGACCGGATTTTGTAAAAGAACATCCAAAACTTGCAGAAAAATATACTAAAGCACTTATGAAAGGGGCTAAATATGTAGAAGAGCATCCAGAAGAAGTAGCAAAGTTTCAGATAGATAATAAGTTAGTTTCTAATGATGACTTAGAGATGAATATTGCTCTTTTAAAATCCTACAACTTTATATCTTCTATTGATGGTGGAAAAGAAGCGCTAAAGAGAAACTTTAAAGATTTACAAGGTTTAAAACTGATAAGTCAAGATTTGGATATAGATAAGATAGTAAATAAAGTGTATGTTGAGTTTAAAGGATTAAAATAG